A window of Paenibacillus urinalis genomic DNA:
TCAAGAATATGCTTAAATCCCAGGTTAAGCAGCTGGCCGCCAATTACAGTATTGAACTACACCCTTGTTATCAATGGGTTTCACGTTGCAGCTGTCGTTTCTGTATCTTTAATACCGCTTCGGAAATGGAGCGTGTCGCTCAGCTCTACCCTGATGATTGGGAGTACTTAAAACGTATGGAGTTACATCTTGGCCATACCATGAAAACCAAAAGGGGTAAACCAGTCCTTCTTTCTGAATTTGTGAATGAATCTCAAGTCACCATATCAGACTTCATCTGAAGAGAATCGATAGAACTAACTATAAAGGAGGCAATAAACATGCAGACAATTTTCAAAGAAAATCATAAACAACGTATGAACCCGGAGCTTATTAACCAGATGGAATCTGTAGTTAAAAGCGTTATAGTTAACGAAAAATTTCATGCAGACTTTTATTTACATGACCTTAAAGTAATGGACTCTTCCAATGGAGGAATATTTGCCTGGTATGTCTATGATTGCGGTACTCATTTAATTCAACTGAGTAATTATGATGAAGTAATCGCATTTCAAAAGGAATGGATCCAAAGCATGCCTAGCATCCGTGATAAGCATTGGAGAGATTGTTTATATGTTTGTGATACCGCCAAAAGTGAACTCAAAATCGTTAAGAGTTTTAGCGAGGGTAACTTGGTAGAGCAGCTCAAATTAGTCGTCTGACTTTGGAGGGCCTTGAGAAGAGTGGAGGGTTAGCTGTCTGCAGCTAACACCTTCACTCCTCAATTAGGCTGTCCAGAGTGACACCTTTTTTAATTCATAACCCCCATACCGGAAGGAGAAATTTCAAAAATGTCGCAACAATTCCACAACCAAGGTTTTATTATTATGATTGAACAGGACGCAGCAGAAAAGGATTACACAGCATATATACCAGCACTTCGACTTGGAGCCAAAGGTCATACTCTTGAAGAAGTCCGTGACAATGCTCGAGACCTAATTCTTATGGAAGTCGAGGCAATGCAAAAAAGTGGAAAATCCATTCCATCTGACGACAACTGTATTGTAGAAACACTTTCAGTTTCCCTCACAGTGTAATTTTCGAAACAATAAAAGGAACGCCTTCATTCGATTGGAAGCGTTCCTTTTCAATGTTGAAATTCAAGAGTCTTGCTGCTGGTTCATCTGTGTTGTATTTCAACACAATAACTACTATACTATGGTTAAATTAAGTATAGAGGAGTAAGACAAGTATGTTATTCGGTGATTATATACGTGAACTACGAAAAGCAAGAGAACTTACACAAGACCAATTATCTAATTTAACAGGGATAAAAAAGCCTTATATTAGCCGTCTAGAAAATAATCACGATAATCCACCTAGCGAAGAGTTGTTGATTCGTCTTGCTGAAGCATTAGAAGTAGAAACGTATGAATTGATTCTTAAGGCCGGTAAAGTTCCAGAGGATTTCAAAAATCTTATAATTTATGATCCTGAGGTATATAGATTCCTGGTTAAAAAAATTAAACAAAGTAAATGAAAAAATATATAAAAAACAACCAGATAATAAGGTGCTTTTATCTGGTTGAAACATAAGGAGGCATTTATGCTGAAAAAGATAAACTTCAGAGGCTCAGATTATTTCATACATAAAATTAAATATCCGGACAATAAGAATACTTGTATCATCCTAGACCCTAATGAGCAGCTTATCAATAATGAAGATTTATACGTAGTCTCCGTTAACCTTGATTTAGGAGAACCATTTCTTGATTTTATCCCATTTGATGTTAATAAACTACCTATGTACTTGATGTCTGATCTTATTGAAATGGAAGTATTGGCAGCCCCAACTCACCAAGTGAAGTCCGGTTTTGTTACATACCCACTTTGTAAAGTATTAATTTAATTCAAACAGTGATTGTTACAATCACTGTTTACATGCATGCAGCGATCACGATCAGCTGCTATTCCCCTATAAATTGATCCTTGAAATGATGAAATCTGCATTTACTTGCGAAAGAGTAATAGACTTTGAAGTGAGAGCAACCTACTTATAGACCGGTTGCTCTTTCTAAACTTGCTTTTTTTCTTTTGATGTTATGATGGAAGGGATCGAAGGTTTTATTTTATGCATTGCTCTTTCCTTCACCTCATCCATAACGTGAGTATATATTTGAGTTGTAGAAATGGACTCATGACCAAGAAGATCCTGTACTGCACGAAGATCAGCCCCATTCCGTAAAAGATCCGTCGCGAATGAATGTCTAAATTTATGGGCAGATAATGACATTCCGGAAAACTGAGGATATTCTGCTATAAGTGCATCAAAAGTTTTTTCTGCGATAGTCTGCACCATTCGCTTGCTAATACGCCTGCGAAATTGAGAAACAAAGAAAGCAGGCTCCTTGCTATTCCAGGGAGTTATTCGTTCCGTCAAGTATAACTCTAACAGTTGATTTAACTCAGCTGGAAGAGGGATATATCTCCATTTCCCCCCTTTACCTAAGACACCAATATTTGAGTTATCTTTATCATAATTAACTATATCTAATCTAACTATCTCGCTTACACGAAGTCCAGCGTACGCCATTAAAGCGACGATCGTAATATCCCTTAATTGATGTCTTCCTTTAATGAGCTCCAGGGAGGCATCTAAAAACTGTTTTTGGAGGTAGGTAGGTTGCCTTTTCTTTTCAACTTTTGCTTTTTCAATGTCCAATGTAGGATTATGATCTATTACTCGGAATCTAACCATCACTTTATAAAATAATCGAATTGCTGACTGACACCGATTTCGGTAGCGTGCTCCTGCACCATTTTCTCTAACCTGGGTGAGATAGGTCATAATTTCAATATCCGTAACATCATTGATGGGTTTATCATCTAAACTTAGGAGAAAATGCTTTAAATCATGAAGATAAGCATTTTGGGTATCTTTCGAATATTCACGATCCTTCATATAGGAAACAAACAGCCTTACTTCTCGATCGTAACGCTCGAATATTTCTATATAACCCATTAACTCACATCCTAAAATTCGTTTTAAATCAAAATTGCATTAAATGCTTATTTAATGCAATTTTATTATAGCAAAAGTGCAGTCATTTACAAAGAAACAGAATAGCAGGAGCTATGGTGCTCTTAATAATATTAAAGGCGAAATATGTTTATTCATCCAAAATAGAGACTTGCCGATATATATTAGAAACACGCTATAAAAAGGAGGTATTGGTATTATGTCAATTCGTTTCATGAAGCCATTAAAATCTGATATTCAACTGCATACAGCAAAATTGGACCAGGAGCCAATATTAGTCTTTAATTCATATGAGCTTGTCGGTAGCGGCAGTATTGAAGAAATCACAGAGTATTCGGTCAAAGTTCGTGGAAATCGCTATTTTAAGGGAGTGCATACGTTCAAGTATGCTCAATAACAGTTGAAATTTGAGTAAGTTTAGCGAAAAATCTTATTTTTTCAAACATTAAAAGAAGTAGTTCAAAATAATTAACATTTAAAAAGGATTTTATAGGTAAATAGTCGAATGGATATATGAGATAAAATAACTACACGAGAGAGGTTAGGAACATGAAGGATAAGCTTAAAGGCATGGTTTTAGGAGTTTTAATTAGTTCATTAGTATTGGGTGGTACTGTGACATATGCTGCTACTAATACAAAGTTGAGTGTTGTTTTAGAAAATATAAAGTATATGTTTGACGGTGTCCATAAACAAACGACTCAGTCCATCATTTATAATGGGACATTGTATGTTCCAGCTAAGAAAGTAGCTCAAGGATTTGGAGAATCTTTTACATATGATGGAAAGAACAAGACAGCTTGGTACGGACAAAAGAACGGAACATTTAAATATCTAGATGAAATTAGTTATGCTAGAGTGGACGGGAAAAATCCAACTGGATCGATTAACTTTAAAAATTGGACGAATCCTGCTAACTTAAAATTTACAATCGCTGACCAACAATATCTTCATGGTATAGGATCAGTACTTGATCAAAATTATAGTAGTGGCGATTACCAAAACTCAATTGATTACAATTTAAATGGTAAATATAAAAAATTAACTGGCTTTATTGGAGTTGATGATTACACAAAAAATTCGGTTAATACAGGTACAATCACCATTATAGGTGATGGACAAGAATTGTTTAGACAAGAAAATCTAAAGGGTGGAGATATGCCATCTAAAATTAACGTAGACGTAAGTGGTGTATTAAAGCTTCAAATTAAATTTGAAAGTTCAGTTGATGAAGGTAAGCATATTGATTTAGTTATTGGAGATGCTAAATTGTATTGATAGATGGCTGTAGGTAGAGTTTCATGAAAATTAAGGTTAAATAGAAAGATTCTTTAATGAAAAAGCGGCAGTCGCTGAGACTGCCGTTATTTAATTTTTGATATGAACTTTGTAAAAGTAAATTTCTTATAGCGGAATCATAGAAAGCGAAAAATAGCTGTATAGGGATGCTACATTTGGATGGGGATCCAAACTGATGCAAACGGCCATATTTAAATCACATTGGGTTAAGCTGATGGGAAACGTTAGTCGAAAATAAATTGGAGCAATTTGCCGATTGGCAGCTGCTCCTTGCTCATTAAGCTAAGCTAGTTACGGGCAGGCTAATAAAATAAAAAACCTCTTATGAGGTCTTTATTCCTTAATGTTGCTCTTATAATGTTGGTATCGACTAATTCCTAAAAATACTGAAGCAATAATAAACATCCAA
This region includes:
- a CDS encoding type II toxin-antitoxin system HicB family antitoxin; translation: MSQQFHNQGFIIMIEQDAAEKDYTAYIPALRLGAKGHTLEEVRDNARDLILMEVEAMQKSGKSIPSDDNCIVETLSVSLTV
- a CDS encoding helix-turn-helix domain-containing protein, which gives rise to MLFGDYIRELRKARELTQDQLSNLTGIKKPYISRLENNHDNPPSEELLIRLAEALEVETYELILKAGKVPEDFKNLIIYDPEVYRFLVKKIKQSK
- a CDS encoding tyrosine-type recombinase/integrase, yielding MGYIEIFERYDREVRLFVSYMKDREYSKDTQNAYLHDLKHFLLSLDDKPINDVTDIEIMTYLTQVRENGAGARYRNRCQSAIRLFYKVMVRFRVIDHNPTLDIEKAKVEKKRQPTYLQKQFLDASLELIKGRHQLRDITIVALMAYAGLRVSEIVRLDIVNYDKDNSNIGVLGKGGKWRYIPLPAELNQLLELYLTERITPWNSKEPAFFVSQFRRRISKRMVQTIAEKTFDALIAEYPQFSGMSLSAHKFRHSFATDLLRNGADLRAVQDLLGHESISTTQIYTHVMDEVKERAMHKIKPSIPSIITSKEKKQV
- a CDS encoding NPCBM/NEW2 domain-containing protein; its protein translation is MKDKLKGMVLGVLISSLVLGGTVTYAATNTKLSVVLENIKYMFDGVHKQTTQSIIYNGTLYVPAKKVAQGFGESFTYDGKNKTAWYGQKNGTFKYLDEISYARVDGKNPTGSINFKNWTNPANLKFTIADQQYLHGIGSVLDQNYSSGDYQNSIDYNLNGKYKKLTGFIGVDDYTKNSVNTGTITIIGDGQELFRQENLKGGDMPSKINVDVSGVLKLQIKFESSVDEGKHIDLVIGDAKLY